GATCCTGAGGGCCAAACTAAAGTTCAGTAATGGGGATTATGATGAAAGCTCTTAATTCTTAGACCTCTAGTTGTTGGTTAGGATTTCTGCCTCTGAGGAACAGAGAGACACTAGCATTCAGGAATCttagttttttgtttagttttctcAATTATCCCCTTGTTGTAACAGGGGCATTTTGGTCCTAGATGTGGATGATGCTGTGGAATTCACTTTATACTATGTCTTTAGCCCCAACAGGCAGATATTCATATGGTAAATGCCAAGTACTTCTAGGAGATCCAACAGCCCCTTTGAATAACTGGGAATTGAGACCAAACATGATATTGGTTCAAATATCTGGAATTGAACAAGTTAACATGGATAGTGTTAACCAAgcatttgttttaataaaattttacagaACTGGCAGACTCTCATTTTCTTATCTAGTTAGCAGACctaaatgataataaataaataaattccaatTCTTCTGTCAGAAAAGtttatttattgattaatttgttttgaTAAGCATGGTTGGTATATTGACATGATTTTATCTACAGGAACAAGCAAAGTCAATGTGGGGAGAGGAAGACCTTCCCTGTATATCTCTGGCTACTGGAGCTTCTGCTATGCATAAACTTCGGTGAGAAGTGAAGCATAACTATACCTTGCCATGTCTCATTTTTCTGTCTCTGTTAAGCCTCTTGGTTACATTAGATTACACTCTATCAATGCAACAACCgctttctcctttttttaaaTGGCAGGCCCCAGCCATCTTGGGATCGTACCTGTACAGCAGCGGCGGCAGTTGGCCTCCTCTCTGAGCTGCAACTTCTCCCAGAGTTTAGCTCATATGGATTGGATAAACAGGCTGAAGCAGTAGAGGATGGTTTAGTGTCATTGTTAGAAGCACTCACAGCTCGACGTCTTCGGATGGGCAGATCCATCACGCGCAAAGCAAGACACTCCAGTGACATCTGTTAGCCGCCGGCCAAGAATGAGAATGGTGGTGGCCATACTGATCACTTTGTTGTAGTGTCATGTTTTTGGAAGAAATGTAGGCCATGATGTCCTTGATGTTGAAGGAATCATTAAGGCTGTGCTGAAGGGGGAGGGTGCTTCTGGTGCAGCAATATCATCTCAGTTGGTGCTGAAAAGATGGGATAATGGTGATTGGTTCTGCATTGATGGGCCCTATCACCAAGCATAAGCAACTCAGCAGCCTAAGGTGATAATGCCCAGAAATTGATAACTGATGTTCATGTATAAATTCTATTGGAATGCGGCCTTTTGGGGTTTGATGTGCTCCAACCATAAAATGTTGAGGGGAAGGCTTTTGTTCTTTATTGGGCtctgtttgtttaattttaaatttttatctttttttctcttctctaaacaaaattattaacaaacaactaaaacacaaaatatttctaaaaacataaaaacagtTTTACTTTTGTGTTGCATCATAAcaccttttcaaaaaaaaaaaaaaatctcctaaaatacattaacaaacagagtTTTTGTCCAATCCCACAGGTAAATTATAAAAAGCActgtttttctttaaacggaATATGAATTTCTTCCGactcaatttattaaactaGCATGGTGGTTAAGTAAAATACGTGGATTTTTTTAAtgtagtttttaataaaattaacagaGCCTATGAACATCATCCTGCTTCTATTTTTAGCTAGATCTTTTCCCACCTCGAGCTCTTTTCTTCCTATAGTTTCAaggaataaggaaaaaaaaaaacaaaacaaaacaaaaaacaagacaaaacaaaacaaatacacACAAAATAATGCGACAAGAAGTTGGAAAAGATCTCATATTGGGGTGTTTTGGTTTGTGATGATTTCCAAAGTATACCATCATCACCACTGACATCAAAAGAGGTCTGGACTAGAAAACAAATtctagtaaataaataaagacataaGCCTTTATGTTGTATCAAAGCTTTTTTTGGTGGTCATTAAATTATTTAGACAAATGCtgaggcttttttttaaaaaaaaaaaaaaaaaattgaagagctAAAAATGGCAAATGGCAAATGATTACTTGGCTGAAGGCTCGACTCTTAACGATTCGAAAAGATGGTACTGCACAATCATTCATCTAATAACATTTTGTTAACATACTCCACATTTCCTGCAactttttcctctctctctctctctctctctctctctctaaaagaaAGAtccaatgaaagaaaaaagtttgacAACGAACTGTGGGAAGGCGAAGAAGATGTCAGCCTCCACAGCCGGGTGTCCGAAGAAGCCATTGGAAAAGATGGTTTCTTTGAgtcattttctttgtttctttctcttctccttctttcttctACCACCATTGGCCTCCTCTTCTACCTTCCTTTCAAGTAATTTCTCCATAGAATTTGTTTACATATTCTTTATGAATTCTTGAATAACGTAATtaattggcctttttttttttcttatttaaattgCAGACGAAATATTGGGGTCACGTGGATCTATTGGCCGTGGCCTCCTTCAGACCAAAAAACGTACTACTTTCTATAACTATTCCTGTTTTGCTATATAGTTTTCGTTTTTCCATTTATCCATTTATTATGATAATAGCAATGCCATTGAATATATGTGCGATAATTGTTTTCAATGGATTCAGATTTTTGCCAtacattttatttgaattgtgataaaaaaagaagaagggggaATTGTGGACATTGGGCAGCCAAACCCACCCCAAAGGGATGGAGCAGGGGTGATTGAAACATTCCTTTCGTCACGGGTCGTTCGGCTACCGCTAATAGCCGGTTTAGGGGTAGTCGAACCATCCAGTTGACAAAAGGGGATGGTTTGGCCTCTTCCGATTGTCGATTtaggagtggccgaaccaccatTTGTAATGCTTTCAAAATATATCATTCTCAGCCTCTAAAGTTTACTTGGCATGGTTCTCcaaccaaaaaatcaatctttataCACCAAATGTTATGGGGCCACGCCACATAAGATATGGGGGATGAGGAGGCGTTTGGGAGAAAATtgtggtatatagcattactcttattttaCCATTTATAATAACTTGGGTGTtaaccctttccttattctCTCTCTATTCCCTTCAAAACATCTCATGATATGCTCAACCACGATGGTTCTCACGACACAATCACTCCCTTTCTCATCCTCTAATTAACTCCTTATATCCCATTAATCATCTCTCTTCAAAGACTCAAAACTTTTCcatgaaaattttgagttttggccATAAGAGTCTATCTCTTCCATCCTTCAACCAAACCTCACCCTtcatccacacacacacacacacacccctACACCCACATAACACAACTCCACAAGAAATTACATAGACTTCATGATATCTTATTTGGATTTGGTGCttaggttttcaattttaaaaaataaggttCTCAAAGTTTGTCCAATTTTAAACCGGCTCCTCTAATAGTTTTCTATATGTTATGTGTTATCTCATTTAACTCGCCAGAGTCCATCTCAACATCAAATTAATGGTTTTTCCTCTAACACTACAAATTTAGAAGATTAGGATGACgaagaattttgttttgttttgtttttaatggatGACTTAACTCTTAATAATATGACATTCATATTAGGTGTGTTGGCATGTCAATTGAAACATACGTGACATATGACAAACTATTCATTTTAACAGAAAAGTGGTAGAGAGACTTATTTAAAATCTAGGCAAAATGTAAGGACTATATTCTTGAAATTATAACTCAATGACTAAGTTCAAATTGGATAAAAACCTACGggctaaatataatttttcccaaaaatttaatatatattttttaaaaaatggaaagaatacactaaattaaacactttttaaagtttagggtataattacaaaagtgatgaaagatcaCGACTGGTAAGTAGAGTTTTTCTGTATTTCAACacttaaaaaaaggaaagtacCTGCAACAATCTAAATTGGGGTGgtttatctttcattttgcaACCAAAAAGATtgtaagaaaaggaaaaaagaaatggaaaggtgttagttttaattttataatgtgATTATGTGCAGCATGCACTGAAAACTTTGAGTCTAAGAACTATACGGTGTTCACAAGCCAGTGCAAAGGACCCAGATACATGCCGATGCCTTGTTGCAACGCTTTGAAGGAATTTGCATGCCCTTATGCAGATGCCATTAATGATGTGACAAATAATTGCGCCGAGACCATGTTCAGCTACATCAACATCTATGGAGGTTACCCGCCGGGCCTGTTTGCCAACATGTGCAGGGAAGGAAAGCTTGGTCTTAATTGCACCAGTGTAgaggaagccatggagaagAGTAGCAGAGGTCATATAGCTGCTACTCAGTCCAGTTTGCTAATGATCACTGCTGCTCTCTTGGTCTTATTATTCCATTGGTTCTGAAGTGTGGAGAACCACTCTCTTTTTGCATTTGTTGATTTGTTCATGTCCAAGATATATGAAAAGATATTGAGTTGAATGTTGTTTAGAGCACAAGTTAAGTGGATTAGAGAGGATAAATATACAGGGCATTGCTGAAGTTTTGTCAGAAACTTGGGAATCAAATCAAGCTTAAGGCTTTGTAAACAATGGCTCTGTATATGCAAATTAAAACGGAATACGTAAGAACATTACTTCATAATCTTTTTGAGTCATAAACCCTTTATAATCTACTTACTCAATGAGAACAATAATCCACCTACCTAGGGCCCTGTTTGCTAAACGATTTTGGTTTAATAttattcatctcacttttttattttttaatattctcttattttttacattacatcaatcattttttattactattcaaataaaaaaatcactacaaaacataatattttcatttttgcataccaaatattcttattttttcacttcttcaaaaaatttacatcaatcaatttttgttacattATCGAACCAAAATCCTTTAACAAAGACAACTTAATGTGGAATTAACTTTCTAAGTATGTGGTGGTGGTTGAACTATTTAATGAAGCTAGGAAACTTATGTCTTGTCTGACCATGAGGAAAAGATGATGAGATGATTTGGAAAGATAAATATTATCCCTTTGTTTAGCACTATCTAATACCTATGCCACTACTCTGTTTTCATGTCCACTCATTTGTAAACTTTTAAGCTTACTATCAAAAGAAAGGGACAGAAAACCATAAATTAACACAATGGGGCCTTCCTTCAAGTGATGGAAGCTTATGCATTTTCCTTTACCACCAAAGCACTTTGCATAGTGCAGGAAAAGCACTTTCGGGTGTTTGATTGAAAAGTACAGCTCGTTTGCCAAAAGCACGAAAGGGAAGTGCCGAAAGAAGCagagaaatgaaaaatcaaCTCACAATCACGTGAAAAGGTAATGATAGAATGTGCGAAATTTTGTTAACATCATTTTTCGGGGGGAATGCTGCTGTGAAGGGCAAGTTGCTCAATCAAGCAAAGCGATAATGTGCTGCCACTGCCACCCTATTCAGCAGGACGGTTGACAATGCTTTTCAAAATGGGGGGGTACTTGTGCATATGACTTATGAGGGTGACATGATGCTCGGCCAGAATAGGAAGCTCTTTTGCTTTGCTGTCATGAAGGAAGTGTAGATATTTAACTAGATTTTCAACAACTGTCTTGTCACGAGGCATCTCTGGCCATAAAGTAAGTGGCATCCCTCTCCTTTATAGAGGATCTATAGGAATCCTTTTGATATGGGTTGCATTAATTGTGGAGCTGGAGATTCCACTAtcattgaaccaaaaaaaacccagaaaaaagaaaagaggaatcTGCATAATCCGATCTACCCTTCAGTTAGCAAAACACAGAGAGCTTGtcatgaagaagaagagctcAGGCCTAGCAGATTTTAGGCTTGCGCAAAAGAGTTCTAGGGCCGGTTCTCCTTTCTATCCAAAGAAGTTCACaaacattatcaaacaatttttttcatttcaccTTTATGTCATGTCAACAcactttttcaacaaaaacgCTAAGAAAAAACCCCCCTCTAAATTCCTTTCATCTTTGGAATCATACCTTAAAGCCAGTGAAATGGTGCAGATTCAAGTAAGAACTTGAAGTTGGAATCATTAAATTGCACCAGGAAAAAGTAAGGCCACCTGTAATGTTTTATTAAGGTTGAGAATGACTTCATCAAACCATTTCCCCATTTGGGTTCAAGCCCAGCTCGGTTTAAGACCAATCAAATTGTAATCAGTTCTGCAGGCGACATTATATTTCACAGAAGGGAAAAATGCCGTCAGCTGCTTCTTTGAGCCCtcacttttgccaaaaaatttatgaatatgGCTTATTTTTTCAAcggtttaaatttaattctatTTTCTGTCTTTCTGCCAAAAGTGTCACTACCACAACCAATCAATTTCCTTCCTTTGTCGCATACTGCAGTTGCCAATTCAAtgttaaaaaccaaaaattactTTTCCCCTAAAGAAAAGACCAAACAACAAATTACCTCTATGCAGAAAGAGTTCTAATCAAGGGCAAGCACAGATTTGACAAGCAGAAAAAGTTAAAAGATCTACCACAGCACCTGAAAGATTACAGCTTTACTCCTTTTCTCAATTCCATATCTACCAAAAAAGTTGAATTTTCTCCATTAATTGCTTTCTTGaacaataaaagagaaatacaaTAGAGGTATAACCATGGAGCTATTGGAGACCAAGCCTATCTGTGAGCAGTGACCAGCGTTTCAATGAATCTTAGGCCATCAAACCTCGGTGCAAATTTCTCAGTCGAGGATGGCCTTTGATTTTCTTGATTCTGTTTCATTTCAGCCTCCTAAAAATCAAACacagataaaacaaaaatttagtctttaaattattattagagaagcaaaaaactaaaaaattagtaacaaaaaaaaaaaaaaaatctaaaactaagAAAGAAGAGGACAGGAAACAAGAAAAAGCTGGCCTTAATTTCTCGTAAAATACAACTCAAGCCTCAATTTCTCAGACCTTAATTTCTAGGGAACCAAACAGGGGAGAACTCCAGAAAATCAGGTGAAATAAAAGAAACCCAATTCAGAAACCATGTAAAATAAAGAAACCCAATTCAGAACCCATGAGATAGCCAAAGGAAAGCAACCTAGAAATCAGATTAAGGCTTACCTGCTGAGTACTATAGATGGAGTTCGAGAACTCCAGAAAATCaggtaaaataaaagaaacccaaaacagaaaccatgtaaaacaaaagaaacccaATTCATAACCCATGAGATAGCCAAAGAAAAGCAACTCAGAATTCAGATTTAAGGCCTACCTGATGAGTATTATAGATGGAGTTCGAGGAGGAAGAACAAGAAGTAGAGATGGCGGTTGCAGAGGCAGCGGCGACTGAGGCAGCGAAGAATCCTGGTTTCTTCATTGTTGGAGACGAGAATTCTAGTTCTGGCAATGTAAAGAAACTCTGATTGGAAAAGAATTTCTCGCAGGAAATTGGAAGAGAAAGTGGGAAGAAAGTGTGTGGAAGTTGGAGCCGTGGAGGTGGTTGACAcggcatatatataaataattaaatatcatgcGGTGTCTAGGGAATCTTTACGCGGCAACTCTCCTGGCCAATTCATTTCACAACTGAAATTACGATTTTAGCCCTTGATAttcttctttgaaaaaaaactgAGTTGACCAAAATGCCATCCGATTGAGAagacttttctcttttttctttttctttttttaatttttattttattttatttatatgcttttcttttatgaaattTCTGGATCGTCAGGGTTGGTAAGTGCATATATTCTTTATATTAGTTGTGGAGGTCGTAATTAATTTAGGGTATTGGTGTGGAACATTTCAAGTGACCACTTTATCCCTGCGTTAATAAAGTATAATCATGAATATGTAGTTTAAGattgattatatatttatttaaagggaaaattgagGGTTCAACTATGGCGAATAAAAACTTATTAATTTCACATCTTACATTTCAAATTTTGTCTTGTTCAACTATGAACCGTATATAGTGTTcagtcatttaaaatttttaaatggcTTCGATAACATGTTCACTAAGTGACAACATATATATCATTagttatataaaatttaatttagatcataaaatagtttatctccattttatttaaaatagagcTAATCCTGATCTTATCTTTAGATACTTTGGAAGTTATGGGgataaagtattttttttaggggtaacttcactttatacTCCTGAATTATTATTCGATTTGAGAAactcccaaacttcaaaacctctcaatttggccccctgaactttcaattgcaatcaatttaaacctttccaTCAATTTTGCCGTTAATacccttaaaaagacaaaattacccttcaatttttctttttattaaaaaaagaaaaattgaaaaaaaaaaagtcacaaggtggcccaaccgtgggtcaccttgtgatttttttttttataatatatatttttaatttgaaattaagggtaaatttagaattctataaaaaagttaggagtataaacgtcattgtcttacttttaacgtttaaaatttggcggaggggttcaaattaactgcaattgaaggttcaaggtttcaaatttagaggttttgaagtttggagagATTTCTCAATTCGGATAATAATTCAGAagtctaaagtaaagttacctctcttttttatcaaattaaaaatagtgatgatcttattaaattttttatcaatttcaaaaataagaAGTGCCAAAAGGCACATGAGAATTGGCAGGGACCTAGGGTAAGGGTTTTTTTCTAAACGAAAAATTGTTTAGGGACTCGCACTTCGGCcgaaaaataagggaaaagcCAAAATTATGGGCCCACGACTATGGTCAAGTGCACGGCCATGTATCTTCAATCTAGATTG
This window of the Corylus avellana chromosome ca5, CavTom2PMs-1.0 genome carries:
- the LOC132183261 gene encoding GPI-anchored protein LLG1-like; translation: MKEKSLTTNCGKAKKMSASTAGCPKKPLEKMVSLSHFLCFFLFSFFLLPPLASSSTFLSNEILGSRGSIGRGLLQTKKPCTENFESKNYTVFTSQCKGPRYMPMPCCNALKEFACPYADAINDVTNNCAETMFSYINIYGGYPPGLFANMCREGKLGLNCTSVEEAMEKSSRGHIAATQSSLLMITAALLVLLFHWF
- the LOC132182825 gene encoding uncharacterized protein LOC132182825 is translated as MKKPGFFAASVAAASATAISTSCSSSSNSIYNTHQEAEMKQNQENQRPSSTEKFAPRFDGLRFIETLVTAHR